In Sphingomonas sp. LT1P40, the following are encoded in one genomic region:
- a CDS encoding NAD-dependent epimerase/dehydratase family protein, whose product MRVLITGGAGFIGSRLALKLIERGHEVSVLDTLSPQIHGDQPEEGDLYRSIAGKVRFFHGDVSVKADLEPALAGQEAIVHYAAETGTGQSMYQIEHYTRVNVGGTALMLDLLANNPHQVKRIVVASSRSVYGEGRYRTADGRFVYPEHRSAEAMIAGDFDVHHPGEGALELVATDEESKLHPSSLYGITKQVQEQMVMTIGPTIGIEPVAFRYQNVYGPGQSLKNPYTGILSIFSTQMLAGNPINIFEDGLETRDFVYVDDVVEATVRGIELPGAAGHVFNVGTGVATSVMTVAQTLKRLLGSTSTISVSGNFRLGDIRHNYAEMARAERLLDFRPAFDFETGIANFCAWVQASAPEADGSYEASMAEMRAKGLMK is encoded by the coding sequence ATGCGCGTCCTCATCACCGGCGGGGCTGGCTTTATCGGCTCGCGGCTTGCGCTCAAGCTGATCGAGCGCGGGCATGAAGTGTCGGTGCTCGACACGCTGTCGCCCCAAATCCATGGCGACCAACCGGAAGAGGGCGACCTCTATCGCTCGATCGCGGGCAAGGTTCGTTTCTTCCACGGCGACGTGTCGGTCAAGGCCGATCTGGAGCCGGCGCTGGCGGGGCAGGAGGCGATCGTCCACTATGCCGCCGAAACCGGCACCGGCCAGTCGATGTACCAGATCGAACATTACACTCGCGTCAATGTCGGCGGCACCGCGCTGATGCTCGACCTGCTCGCCAACAATCCGCATCAGGTCAAGCGCATCGTCGTTGCCTCGTCGCGCTCGGTTTATGGCGAGGGGCGGTACCGCACCGCCGATGGCCGCTTCGTCTATCCCGAGCATCGTTCGGCCGAGGCAATGATTGCGGGCGATTTCGACGTCCATCATCCGGGCGAAGGCGCGCTTGAACTCGTTGCCACCGACGAGGAATCCAAGCTCCACCCGTCGTCGCTCTACGGCATCACCAAACAGGTGCAGGAGCAGATGGTGATGACCATTGGCCCCACCATCGGGATCGAGCCGGTCGCGTTCCGCTATCAGAATGTCTATGGCCCGGGCCAGTCGCTCAAGAACCCGTACACCGGCATCCTGTCGATCTTCTCGACCCAGATGCTGGCGGGCAATCCGATCAACATTTTCGAGGACGGGCTGGAAACGCGCGACTTCGTCTATGTCGACGACGTGGTCGAGGCGACGGTGCGCGGGATCGAGTTGCCCGGTGCGGCGGGTCATGTGTTCAACGTCGGCACCGGCGTTGCCACCAGCGTGATGACGGTCGCACAGACCTTGAAGCGCCTGCTCGGATCGACCTCGACGATCTCGGTCAGCGGCAATTTCCGGCTGGGCGATATCCGGCATAACTATGCCGAAATGGCGCGCGCCGAACGACTGCTCGATTTCCGCCCCGCATTCGATTTCGAGACCGGCATCGCCAATTTCTGCGCCTGGGTCCAGGCGAGCGCACCGGAGGCCGATGGCAGTTACGAGGCGTCGATGGCGGAGATGCGCGCAAAGGGACTGATGAAGTGA